In Methanoculleus sp. SDB, the DNA window TCTACAAGCGTGATTTCGCGAAGAAAGAAGAAAAGGACGAATAAATAATTACTTATCCCGAAATAACCTCTTTTGCGGCACCACCCGTATCCGCACTCTTTTTCCAAACGAAGGGCGGGACGATCCGCCTTAAAACATAACGCCGATCGTTACCGTGCCAATCAGCGCTCCGGTCAGTGCGCAGATCATGAGAAGGAGGAGCTCGGTCATATCGTCAACAATCTGCTGCATTTCCACGGATGAACACCGCCTCCGGAGCTGCACCGATGTCCGGCTCCGGACAGATAACTGTGCATAGGCCGCTTCACCATTAAAAGGTAATGAAATCCGTGCGTGATAAAAAAAAGAGATCTATCCGCTCAGATGAAACGCGGTCTTTTCGAGAGTTTTTTGGCCGTATAGAGCGGGCGGATCGGCATATCACCCGTCTCCTCATGCACCCTGGCTGCAAGCGCATCCACACTGAAAGATTCTTTATACGGCTTTTTCGGTTCCGAAAGGCTCCGGATAGTGACGGTCAGCGTGCCTGTTTCCTCTTCGCGATCACCCACCACCGCAACATAGGGGACCCATTCCATTCCTGCTTCGCGGACCTTTTTATTCACGCTCTCCTCCCTGTCATCGAGGTCGGCTCGGATGCCTGCACGGGTCAGGGTTTCAGCAGCCCTCTCCGCACATGCGACGTTCCGGTCCGAGACCGGGACAAGCCGCACCTGCACCGGGGAGAGCCAGAGCGGCAGCCGGGGAACGTCCTGCCGCGCGGTGTTTTCCAGCAGGGCACAGATGACGCGCTCGATACTGCCCGTCGGAGAACAGTGAAGGATCGGGGGATACACCGCATCCCCGTCTTCATAGTATTTGATATCGAACCGGCGGGCGCTCTCCACGTCGATCTGAACCGTCGGATTTTCTATCGGACGGCCCTGACCGTCGATAGCGGCGAGATCCACCTTGGCAATCCAGTAGTGCACCCGGTCGCTGAGAAGCTCGATGAGCATCGGTACGTCCGACATGGCGACGATCTTCTTAACCCACCCTTCGTTTTCAGCGTAAAAATCCTGTGTGCACCGGAACACGCCGGCAAGCGGAGTGGAGAGATCGCGACCTGTCCGCCAGCCCATCATCAGCTGCTCCTCGAAAGACGCAAGGGCGTCGTCCATATCGCGGCAGAGGGTGTGCATGTCGGGCATCGTGAAGGCACGCAGGCGTTTTAAACCGATGCACTCCCCCTTCTGCTCGTGGCGGAACGAGTAGGTGGAGAGTTCGTACATCTTCATGGGAAGCGTGTTCTTCGAGATATGCATGTCGTGCATAATCGTAAACATCCCGAAACAGGCGGCAAACCGGAGCATCATATTCCGGTTCCCGCTTGCGAACCGGTACTGCCGTTCCCCGAACTTTGCCGCATGCTCGTTGATCGCCCGGTCGGCGAGATCATACATCACCGGGGTTTCGACCGGCATGCCGCCGTAGTCGAGCACAAGGGAAAGCACGTAATCGGCCAGCAGATCGCGGACCAGCTTTCCCTTCGGCATCCAGCGGTGGTGCCCGACATCGCTTCTCGGCTCGTAGTCGACAAGCTCCTTTGCGCGCATCAGCTCCACGTGCAGCGGTTCGCCGCCTGCCGGTACGGCAAGCCCGGTTTCCTTTGTGATCAGCAGCCCGAGATCGCCGGAACCGAGGAACTCCGCGGGTTCCTTCCGCTCGCCGTCCGGGGTAAGGACGAAGAATTCATGCTCGACAACCTTTTTTTCAGCCGCGCTCTCCTCCCCGGGGGTGATTGTCCGGGAGAGTTCGGAGAGGGGATGGCCCTTGCAGACGAGCGAAAAGGCCTTGTACCAGCCGAACGGAGCTCTTTTAACCGTCAGCGACGTGGTGCTCTTCAGGCGCTCCTCTATTCCCCGAAGCACACGGACCGCAACATCCGGCGAAGAAAGATCGCTGGAGAGGTGGGCGTAGGGGTATACCATCACCCGGTCCGTATTCAGTTTTCCTGCCGTCTCGGCAATCTCGTCCGCCGTCCGGGCGATGATATCGGCCGGGTTCTCCTCATCGCCCGCCTCCACCGCACAAAAGGCGGTGAGCGCCTCGTCGAGCGCGTCTGCAGGGGAGATCTCCTCCTCCGCAACGGGGGTCTTTTTCCGTGCCTCGTAGGATATGTGGTCAGAGTGTATCAACAGGATTCGCATGCATAATCTCCGGACAATTGCCTCAAATGTGGTGTGTAATGGTATATATGTACAGGGGGGCGCCTGCACTCCGCCTCAGGGTGTTTCGGACCGCGGATTCAGGTCGTACCGGGAGAGGGTCGCCTGTCGCTGATCCAGGTATTTCGCATCCCCCTTTAAAAAATAGGGGCGTTCGGCCCGTTCTGTCGTGTAGAATACAAGCTGACCGATCGGCATGCCCGCATAGAGACGCACCGGCCGCTGGTTTGCGTTCGAGATCTCGAGGGTGATTGTGCCCCGGAAACCCGCATCAATCCACCCTCCCGTCTGGTGCAGTGCGATACCGAGGCGGGCGATGCTGCTCTTGCCCTCGATACTTGCCACGATGTTATCGGGAAGGCTCACGCACTCCAGTGTTTCGGCGAGCAGGAATTTGCCGGGCGGAATGTCGATATGCGCAGCACGGTGTTCATCGGTCCCGGCACGGATCGACACGGCATTATAGGGATCGATTATCCCGGCACCGGGATTGTACCAGACAAAGTGATCGCCGAGCCTGATGTCAAGCGAATTCGGCTGTACGAGGTTCGGATCAAACGGATCAACCCCGATAAAACCCCGGGCGATGCGATCCCGGATCTGCCAGTCAACAAGGATCATTGTATATACCTCTCGTCTGGTGGTTTACTTATTTTGGGTTTTGCCTTCTCCCGCGAGGTGCCATTCCGTCCTCCTGAGCAGGCCGTGCAGCGTGGACACTTCACGGGGAGTGAGAAGCGTTCTCGAAAAGATGCGCCGCATCATCACCATTGTGTTATCCCGCTTGAAATCAGGATGGTCGATGGTATCGAGAAAACGGGATAGGTGGTCATAGAACGCATCGAGCTCGACGCGCGATGCGATCCGGTAGGTGCCGCGGGGAAGACCGGCAAGTTCATAGCAGAGGATGCCCACGGCGTGGGAGATGTTGACAATCGGATAGTCGGGCGAGGCGGGGATCGTGCAGATGATGTCGCACTGCCGGATCTCATCGTTCGAGAGCCCCCAGTTCTCCCGCCCGAAAAGGATCGAGACCCGCCCCTCCACATCACGGATCATGGCACCCAGCTCCCGGGGAGTGAAATAGGGCATGCGCAGAGAAGTGCAAATCGATTTGCCGAACTCCCCTGTCGTGGCGACAAGGAGGC includes these proteins:
- a CDS encoding threonine--tRNA ligase (catalyzes the formation of threonyl-tRNA(Thr) from threonine and tRNA(Thr); catalyzes a two-step reaction, first charging a threonine molecule by linking its carboxyl group to the alpha-phosphate of ATP, followed by transfer of the aminoacyl-adenylate to its tRNA), encoding MRILLIHSDHISYEARKKTPVAEEEISPADALDEALTAFCAVEAGDEENPADIIARTADEIAETAGKLNTDRVMVYPYAHLSSDLSSPDVAVRVLRGIEERLKSTTSLTVKRAPFGWYKAFSLVCKGHPLSELSRTITPGEESAAEKKVVEHEFFVLTPDGERKEPAEFLGSGDLGLLITKETGLAVPAGGEPLHVELMRAKELVDYEPRSDVGHHRWMPKGKLVRDLLADYVLSLVLDYGGMPVETPVMYDLADRAINEHAAKFGERQYRFASGNRNMMLRFAACFGMFTIMHDMHISKNTLPMKMYELSTYSFRHEQKGECIGLKRLRAFTMPDMHTLCRDMDDALASFEEQLMMGWRTGRDLSTPLAGVFRCTQDFYAENEGWVKKIVAMSDVPMLIELLSDRVHYWIAKVDLAAIDGQGRPIENPTVQIDVESARRFDIKYYEDGDAVYPPILHCSPTGSIERVICALLENTARQDVPRLPLWLSPVQVRLVPVSDRNVACAERAAETLTRAGIRADLDDREESVNKKVREAGMEWVPYVAVVGDREEETGTLTVTIRSLSEPKKPYKESFSVDALAARVHEETGDMPIRPLYTAKKLSKRPRFI
- a CDS encoding deoxycytidine triphosphate deaminase codes for the protein MILVDWQIRDRIARGFIGVDPFDPNLVQPNSLDIRLGDHFVWYNPGAGIIDPYNAVSIRAGTDEHRAAHIDIPPGKFLLAETLECVSLPDNIVASIEGKSSIARLGIALHQTGGWIDAGFRGTITLEISNANQRPVRLYAGMPIGQLVFYTTERAERPYFLKGDAKYLDQRQATLSRYDLNPRSETP
- a CDS encoding RNA methyltransferase, with the protein product MPAIDFVLVEPLYEGNIGFAARVMKNFGFDRLVLINPPSIGDEAIARASHARDVLENARQSTLEEVIAGSSLLVATTGEFGKSICTSLRMPYFTPRELGAMIRDVEGRVSILFGRENWGLSNDEIRQCDIICTIPASPDYPIVNISHAVGILCYELAGLPRGTYRIASRVELDAFYDHLSRFLDTIDHPDFKRDNTMVMMRRIFSRTLLTPREVSTLHGLLRRTEWHLAGEGKTQNK